In the genome of Lacerta agilis isolate rLacAgi1 chromosome 2, rLacAgi1.pri, whole genome shotgun sequence, one region contains:
- the LOC117040840 gene encoding H/ACA ribonucleoprotein complex subunit 2-like protein produces the protein MGKAKHQESREVPEPEATPEKSYHELVENVNAIARPLASCKLTRKLYKCIKKASKQKHIRRGVKEVQKFINKGEKGITVLAGDTLPIDVYCHIPIMCEDRSLPSVYIPSKTDLGAAAGSKRPTCVIMIKPHEEYQEAYDECMEDVEALPLPL, from the coding sequence ATGGGCAAAGCTAAGCACCAGGAGTCGAGAGAAGTGCCGGAGCCTGAGGCGACCCCGGAGAAGTCGTACCACGAGCTGGTGGAGAACGTGAACGCCATTGCGCGTCCCCTGGCCTCCTGCAAGTTGACGCGCAAGCTGTACAAGTGCATCAAGAAAGCATCAAAGCAGAAACACATCCGACGTGGGGTGAAAGAGGTCCAGAAATTCATCAATAAAGGCGAGAAGGGGATCACAGTTCTTGCAGGAGACACACTTCCTATTGATGTCTATTGCCACATCCCCATCATGTGTGAAGACAGGAGCCTTCCATCTGTCTACATCCCTTCCAAAACGGACTTGGGAGCAGCTGCAGGTTCAAAGCGACCAACGTGTGTTATCATGATCAAGCCCCATGAGGAATATCAGGAAGCCTATGATGAGTGTATGGAGGATGTGGAGGCtcttcccctccctttgtga